From Demequina capsici:
GCTGTCACGGTGGTGCGCCCCGGCTCCGCCTCGCGGATCGTCGGCTCCAGTCCCAGATCGGACAGGAAGGTCGCGACGTACTCGGTGGCGACGCGCTCACCCGGTCCCGGGGCATCACCGTAGTTCGAGGTGTCGATCCTGATGAGGTCCTGCGTGAGCTGGATCAGCGAGTCGTCGGACATGCCCGTCAGCCTAGCGCCGACCGTTCCACGGCCTCGCAGTCGTCACTCGACCACGAGGGGCGGCATGTGGAACGCGTTGCCCAGGTCCACCGCGAGCACGATCCATCCGGCCACGATGAGAAGGCCGACGAAGCGCCGGTAGCCGGCGTGCGCGCTCGCCATCGCGATGCAGCCGATGGCGATGGGGATCAGCGACAGCCCGTAGCGGCCGGTGACGTGCGGGAAGTACTGAGGAACGGTGTTCGCGAGGTAGGTCTGCACCTGCACGGCCACCGGGTAGATCACCGCTCCGATGAGCAGCAGCCATCCCGGTGACTTCTTGACCGAGGAGTCCACGAATGCGACGACCACCGCGAAACCCGCTCCGATCACGATCGCGTTCAGCACCTCGGTCCACCCTCGCAGCAGGGCGATGTCGAGCGGGTACTGGACGTAGTAGTCGCTCGCGAGCTCGAGACCGCCGAACATGCTGGGCAGCCACTCTGAGAACGGGAACCCTTCGACGTCCTCCGTGTTGTGGCCCATCACGGGGTTGGTCCACGACCCGCTCGCACGGATGGCCTGGATCCCTTGCCACACCACGTAGGTCGCCAGCACGGCCACCAGGATCGCAACGGCCGCCGTGGCGAAACGACGTCGGATGGCGGGGGCGTCTGCCCGCCGCACGGCCTTGATCAGCAGCAGCACGGCGAGCGCGAGGAACGGGACCACCATGATCACCTTGACGCTCGTCGTCACAGCGGCGAGCACTGCGGGGATCCACCATCGTCGATCCTCCTCCACGATCACCAATGCCGCGGCCCACAGCGCAGCGGCTCCTGCGAGCGGTGCGAGGGCGTCGGGGTTGACAGTGGTCGAGGCGTGCAGGATGCGTGGGAAGAGGGGCAGCAGCGCGGGCGCGACAAGCGCGAGCGCGGGGTCGACGCGCCATCGCCTGAGGGCGACGTAGAGCACCCACATCCCAGCGGCGAGCCACACGATCCCGAGAGCCCTGGCCGCCGACATGAAGCCGACCGCCGGCGCGACCTCGGTGATGGCGCGTGCGGTCAGGCCCGTCAGCAGGTAGTACGTCGGAGGATGTCCGAAGTTGTAGTTCTCGCCGCGATAGGGGTAGTCAGCCGGATCGAGGGTCGTGCCGCATTCGGGGAGCTCGTACGTGTTCCGCCCCTCGCAGGCCCACAGTCGGAGGATCTCCGGGCTGAGGGTGCTCCCCTGCCGCGGCACCTCCCCATGCGCGACCTTCCACGCGTAGTCGACGTGAGTCGGCTCGTCGACGAACGACATGGTCTGTCCGCTCACATGCAAGGTGGTCAGGACCAGCGCGGCCGAGATCAGCGTGTAGAGCACCGCCGCGAGGACGCGGCGGCGGCGCTCCTGATCGGGCGCGGTCGCCGTCTCCACCCAGAGGGAGCGACGCGGTCCCTCGACCGCAGGGCGTGGTCCATCGAGCATGGCGCCAGACTATCCGTGCGAACACCACGAAGGGCCCCTCCGAGGAGGGGCCCTTCTGCTGGTGTCCGAGGGGGGACTTGAACCCCCACGCCCTATACGGGCACTAGCACCTCAAGCTAGCGCGTCTGCCAATTCCGCCACCCGGACGAGTGGACCGAGGCTCTCTACGAGCGCCTCAGCGCGACCAAAAGGATAGCACGCCATCGGGCCCGTGTTCACCACCTCGCCGTCCGCCTGGACTCACCCGCACCCCTCCCCTGCGCCTGTGCGGTGTGAACGCGCACACTGGATACGGGCGTCGGGGACCGGCCGGTGCGCCGAACATGCCGGACAAGGCTCGATTCAGACGCCCCACAGGACCAAGGGCCCAGGTAACACCACCTGTGACGCGCCTAGCGTCGAAGGTGAGGCACCACTCCAGTCAACGAGGACAGGAACACTGATGACGACGAATCTCTACCTCTCGCTCATCCCCGAGGCGCTCATCGCCTCGATGCTCACGCCCGAGGAGTTCGGCCTCTACTACGCGATCGGCAATGCCAAGCGGTCGCGCGGTCAGGCGGTGTTCTTCTCGGTGGACAGAGCCAGGCTTCCCGAAGGCGCATTCGACCTCTCGGAGGTCGACACACGGTGCGTGCCCCACCCCGACGGCGGACCGAAGCGATCGCTCTACATCGCGATCTACCGCGTGCTCGAGCGCATCCCCCGCGAGGCCATCACTGCACTCCACCTGGCGACGGACGACGGCCGCGTCCTCACCCTGTCCCCCACGGAGTACGAGCCCCAGACCGACAGCTGGTCGCACCTGTACCAGGAGTTCTGCCCCGTATCGCCGCGCGTCGTGTCGAGCCTCGATCCCGCTGCGTTCACCGCCTTCATCACCGATGACACGCAGCCGGTCCACGTGCCGAGGATCGTGTTCGCCGAGCTCACCTTGGGAGCACTGGCGCAGGACCCCGTGAACGGGCGAGCGGACGATCTCCCGTATCCGAACGTCGGGCATCTGCGGGACTGCCTCGTCGAGCTCGCGGACGACGCGGGAAAGTCGACCAAGACCGTCCTGAGGCAGATGACGCAGGAGGTGCTGTTCCGCACCGTCAGCGGAGGCTTCCACGTCGGCGACGCCACCGGTCTCACCACGTTCGCCCTTCCCAGCCGAGATGCCCTTGAGCGTGAGCACTTCGCGTGGTGGCGTTCGGCGCAGTCCACCTTCGGCCAGTAGCCGATCCCGTCCAACAGTTCGAGAGGAACCCATGCCCGTCTGGTTCTGGCTGGTGCCCACCGCATCGGTGATGGCGCTAGGCGCCGCCTACTACTTCTTCGCCGCCATGATGAAAGAGTCCGAAGGCACGGAGACGATGGCGCGCATCGCGCTGCACGTCCGCAACGGCGCCCTCGCCTACCTGAAGCAGCAGTACAAGGTCGTGGGCATCGTCCTCGCGTCCCTCACCGCCCTGTTCTGCGTGCTCGCCTACGGTCTGCACGTGCAGAACCCATGGGTGCCGTTCGCATTCCTCACAGGCGGGCTGTTCTCCGGCCTCGCGGGCTTCATCGGGATGCGCACCGCGACGTACGCCTCGGCCCGCACCGCCAACGCGGCGCGTCACTCGCTCAACGCCGGGCTCAACGTCGCTTTCCGCTCGGGCGCGGTCATGGGGCTCACGGTCGTCGGTCTGGGACTCCTGGACATCTCGATCTGGTTCTTCGTCCTCACCCAGTTCTACGACATCGAGCAGTCGCAGCACGTCGTCGTCATCACGACCACGATGCTGACGTTCGGCATGGGCGCCGCGGTGCAGTCGCTGTTCGCCCGCGTGGGAGGCGGCATCTTCACGAAGGCTGCCGACGTCGGCGCCGACCTGGTCGGCAAGATCGAGGCGGGCATCCCCGAGGACGACCCGCGCAACCCGGCGACGATCGCCGACAACGTGGGCGACAACGTCGGCGACGTCGCCGGCATGGGCGCGGACCTCTACGAGTCCTACGTGGGCGTCATCCTGGCGTCCGCCGCGCTGGGCGCGGCCGCGTACTACTCGAGCGACACCGGCACGCAGGTGCTCGCCGTCATCGCCCCCATGGTGATCGGCGCGCTCGGGGCGCTGCTCTCGATCGTCGGGGTCTTCTTCGTGCGCACCAAGGAGGGTGCCAGCCAGAAGGATCTTCTGGGCTCGCTCGCCAGGGGCGTCAACGGCGCCGCCGTGCTGATCGCCGCGCTCTCGCTCGGCCTGCTCGCATGGATGGGCATGCCCAACCTGTGGGGCCTCTGGCTCGCGCTCGTGGTCGGCCTCCTCACGGGCATCGCGATCGGACAGGCCGCCGAGTACTTCACCTCGGAGAGCTACAGGCCCACCCGCACCATCGCGGGAGCCAGCAAGACCGGCCCCGCCACCGTCATCATCGCGGGAGTCGGCTCCGGGATGCTCTCCGTCGCGGTACCCGTCATCGCAGTCGTGCTCGGGACCACCCTCGCGTACTTCTTCGGATCAGGCTTCGAGTACTCGACGTCCACCATGAACCTGGGGCTGTACGGCATCGGCATGGCTGCCGTCGGCATGCTTTCGACCCTCGGCATCACCCTCGCGACCGACGCCTACGGCCCGATCGCCGACAACGCGGGCGGGAACGCCGAGATGGCGGGCCTGCCGCCAGAGGTGCGCCAGCGCACCGACGCGCTCGACTCCCTTGGCAACACCACCGCCGCCACCGGCAAGGGCTTCGCGATCGGGTCCGCCGCTCTCACCGGCATGGCGCTCCTGGCCTCGTACATCGAGGAGGTCAAGATCGGGATCTCGCACATCCTCGACCGTGGCGTCGACTACGTCTTCCCGGACGGCAGCTCACTCGCTGCCGGCGCGATCGACCAGCTCCAGTCCCTCAACCTCATGGATATGATGTCGCGCTTCGAGGTGGTGCTGATCAACCCGAAGGTCATCGTCAGCATGTTCATCGGCGCCATGCTCGCGTTCGCGTTCTCCGGCATCACGATGAACGCCGTGGGCCGCGCCGCGGGCCAGATGGTCGACGAGGTGCGTCGCCAGTTCCGCGAGATCCCCGGGATCATGAGCGGCGAGACGGACCCGGACTATGCCCGGTGCGTCTCGATCTCGACCAAGGCAGCCCAGAAGGAGATGATGCTGCCCGCGATCCTCGCGCTGGCCGCTCCCGTGCTCGTCGGGCTGATCTTCGGCGTTCCCGGCGTCCTCGGGCTGCTGATCGGCGCGATGGTCACAGGCTTCTCGCTGTCGATGTTCATGGCGAACGCCGGCGGCGCCTGGGACAACGCGAAGAAGTACATCGAGCAGGGCAACCACGGCGGCAAGGGCTCCGAGGCCCACAAGGCCGCGGTCATCGGCGACACCGTCGGCGACCCTTTCAAGGACACCTCGGGGCCCGGCCTCAACATCCTCGTGAAGTTGATGTCGATGGAGTCCATCGTCATCGCCGGCGTCACAGTGGCGGTGCACCTCCTCTGACATCACGTCCTCCTGACACCCGCGTCCGATCTCTCCCGGGACGCCGAAGGGGCCGCTCCTGAGAAGGAACGGCCCCTTCGTCATGCACGGGTCACGTGAGCAGGCTCACGCCTCCCGGACCGATCAGCAGCGCGATCACGATGAGGACGATTCCCCAGAGGATCTGGCGCTGGAAGATGCGGACGACTCCGATGATGCCGATGATCAGAGCGGCGATCCAGAGGATGAAATCCCACACGATGATGCCTCCTACGTCTCGGTGATGTGTCGGACGCAGAGGACAACCCCGAACGATGCTCCTGGTATTCCCGCACCACAGGACAAAGCATCGCCAAGGAGGCTCGGAAGGACCAGCCAGAGGCAGGGCGCACAGCCCCTGCCTCACTCGCGCGAGAACGCACCCCCGCGCACGTCGATCGGGAGCATCGCGCCCTCATGGGCGAGCAGCCAGCGCTTGCGATCAAGTCCGCCTGCGTAGCCCGTCAAGGCACCCTTCGCGCCGATGACGCGGTGGCACGGCACCAGGACCCCGACGGGGTTCGCGCCGACCGCCGCCCCGATCGCGCGCACAGCGCGCGGCCGTCCCACAGCGTCGGCGAGCTGCTGATATGTGCGGGTGGTGCCGGCTGGGATCTGGAGCAGCGCGTTCCAGACGTCGCGCTGCATCGGGGTTCCCCGAAGATCCAGGGGCGGAAGCTGCGCGCCGTCGCCGCCGCCCACGAAGTAGGCGCGCAGCGCCGCGAGCGCTCCGGCGACGAACGGGTGCGCATCGTCGCGCGGTCCGGTCGCCGCCAGCGGCGCTGCCGCCGCGCGCCGAGGCAGGCCCGCGCCCGGTGCGACGAAGGCGACGGAGCGCAGGCCCTCAGCGGTGGCGACCACCCTGAGAGCGCCCAGTGGCGAATCCATCTCAGCCCATGCCGCAACGAGTGCGTCATTGTTGGTAGACATCGTCCATTCCTTCCGATCGAGCGGTCCAGAGGTGCTGAGCCGCGTATGCCCGCCACGGGCTCCACCGCTCTGACTCCGCACTGAGGAGCGCAGCGTCCAACCCGGTCACCTGACGCAGCACCAGGTCGCCTGACGGGAACGCGTCGGGGTCCGCATAACCCCTGAGCATGATGTAGTCCCTGGTCCACGGACCTATGCCGGCGATCGATCCGAGGAACCGGAGCGCCTCTGATCGGTCGGCTCCCGGCGAGACGTCAAGCGTTCCGTCCACTGCCGCGCGCGCCACAGCTGAGATGGTGCGCCACCGCGACGCGGGCATGAGTCCGCTCGAAGGATCGACGTCAGCAAGACACTCTGGCGTCGGCATCAGCAGGCGCGCAGAGCCGTCGAGCCGTGCGCCCCATCGAGATGCGATAGCCCCGAGCGTGCGCGTCGCACCGGCGACAGAGACCTGCTGCCCGACCACTGCCCGGACGATCGTCTCGAAGACATCGACCGTCCCCGGCACACGGAGGCCCGGCGCGCGAGCCACCAGTGCAGCCATGGCCCGGTCGCGACCTAGGGCGTCAGCGACAGCGACGGGGTCCGCGTCCAGGTCGAGCAGGGCGCGACAGCGTGCGACCGCGGAACCGAGGTCCCGCGGATCTGACAGCTCGAGGGTGGCGTTCACCGCGCCGGGCTCAGGTTCGAGCGTGACGATCGCGGGCCCGTGATGCAGCGCGAGCGTGCGCACGTGCACTGTCGGCGTCGTCTCCTCCACGCCCGCGATGGTGCGCGCTGCCAGGAATGCGAGAGCGCGGCGGCCGTCGAAGGGTTCGCGCACGCGCAGCCGGAGGCGCACCTCGGTGCGCGCGATCGACCCCGCCTCGAGACCTGTCACGACACGCGCTGACCTCCCGCGTCGCGCATTGCTCCGCACGTCTGACGGCGTCATGCCCCACGCCGCGCGCGCGGCATCGTTGAACTGGCGTACGGAGCCGAACCCTGCGGCGTAGGCGACATCCGACACGGGCATCGCCGTATGCTCCAGCAGTGCCCGCGCCGAGTGAAGCCGGTGCGCAGTGGCGAGGGCGAGCGGTGCCGCGCCGAGCTCGTCGACGAGCACGCGCTGCAGGTGCCGTCTTGAGTAGCCGAGGCGGATGGCAAGGCCGTCCACCCCGTCGCGATCGACGACGCCGTCGTCGATGAGGTGCATGGCCCTCGCTGCGATGTCCCCCGTCACGTCCCAGTCCGGGGAGCCCGGGACGGCTTCGGGCCGGCACCTTCGGCAGGATCGGAATCCTGCGGCCTGCGCCGCTGCCGCCGTGCGGAAGAACGTCACGTTCTTCCTTGCCGGCGTGCGCGCGGGACACGACGGCCGGCAGTAGATGCGCGTGGTGACCACTCCGGTGAAGAACTGACCGTCGTACCGTGAGTCCCTCCCGGTGATCACCGCATATCGCGCATCGTCGTCTCTCATGTCATCGAGCATGACGTATGCCCGGTCCGACCGCTGGCGCTTTTCGGACATGGCGGTCCAGCATGCCGAGGCGAGACGCGGGCTTGCGTCGGTCAACGGAAGTCCCGGCTGCTCGTCGGCACCCTGAGGCTCAGCGGAGCAAGGTGCTCGGCCACCAGGTTCGTCGCACCGTCGGCGCGCTCGATCCGTCCGCGGATCACCAGCGCGGGCGAGCGCCTCGCCACAGCCTGGAACCTCCGCCACAGACCGGCCGAGCAGATCACGTTGAGGAACCCCGTCTCGTCCTCAAGGGAGAGGAAGGTGACCCCCTTCGCAGTGCCGGGCCTCTGCCGATGAGTGACCACGCCTGCGGTCGCGACCCGCCTGTCCGCCTCATGCGTCAGGACGTCCGCCACTCGCAGCACCCCCTGCCGGTCGAGCCCTTCCCGCACGAACACCGTCGGATACGAGTCGACCGATACGCCCGAGGCCCAGACGTCAGCCACCGCCTCCTCGACCAGCGACATCCCCGGCAGCGTCGGGGCGACCGCACCGGGCACGACGTCCGGCAGCGTCCCCGGTCCTTCCCGCGCGAGGATGCCCGCAGCCCAGAGCCCCTCCCTCCGGGTGACGCCGAGCGCCTCGAGCGCACCTGCGGTGGCAAGCGCCTCCCACTGGACCACCGTCAGCCCCCTCGCTGGCGCGAATCCTGCCTTCCCTGCGGCACCCGCCGCCCGCACCCTGACCCGACGGGCCATGTCGCCCAGCGAGGTGAACGGTGCCTCCTCGCGCGCCGACACGATCGCGTCCGCCGCGTCGGAGCCGAGTCCTCGGATGGAACGCAGCCCCATCCTCACCGCAAGGGTCGGGTCGACTCGCGTCAGCGCGGTCATGTCCGACCGCGTCTCCACGGGCGGCGTGAAGGGAGTCGCGAGACGCTCGACAACCGCGAGCGACTGGGAGCGCACGACACACGGTCGCAGCACCACCTGGCCATGCCTGCGGGCGTCCGCCGCGAGCGACTGCGGCGAGTAGAAGCCCATCGGCTGCGCCGCCAGGAGCCCTGCATAGAAGGCTGCAGGCTTGTGGACCTTGAGCCAGCTCGAGGCGTAGACCAGGTACGCGAACGAGTAGGAGTGCGACTCGGGGAAGCCGAAATCGGCGAAGGCCTTGAGCTTGTCGAAGATCTGATGCGCGATGTCGGGGGGCACGCCACGCTCGCTCGCCCCGACCATGAAGCGCGCCCGTAGCGCCTCCATGCGCTCGGGCGAGCGCTTGGAGCCCATGGCTCGACGCAGCTGATCGGCCAGCGCCCCGTCGAAGCCCGCGCAGTCCATCGCCATCTGCATGAGCTGCTCCTGGAAGAGCGGGACACCGAGCGTCTTCTCCAACGACTTCTTCAGCAGCGGATGCAGGTAGGTGACCTCCTCGCGACCCCGGGCGCGCGAGATGTACGGATGGACGGATCCTCCCTGGATCGGTCCGGGCCGGATCAGAGCCACCTCGATGACGATGTCGTAGAACCGCCGAGGCCGAAGCCTGGGCAGGGTCGCCATCTGGGCTCGGGACTCGACCTGGAACACCCCTACCGTGTCCGCGGCGCAGAGCAGGTCGTAGACCGCAGGGTCCTCCTGCGGCAACGAATGCAGGTCGAGGTCCTCCCTCTCGACGTCCTGGACGTAGCGGAACGCGTACTTGAGCGCCGACAGCATCCCCAGGCCGAGCAGATCGAACTTCACAAGACCCGCGTCCGCGCAGTCGTCCTTGTCCCACTGGAGCACCGTGCGACCAGGCATCCGCGCCCACTCGACAGGACAGACGTCGATCACAGGACGGTCGCACAGCACCATGCCGCCTGGATGGATGCCCAGGTGCCGCGGCAGCCTCAGCATCCGTTCGGCGAGGTCCACCACCTGGCCGGGGATGTGATCGACCGGCTGGACGGGCGGAGGCTCGGGCCACATCGCATCGCGCTGACGCGCTGCCCAGGCGGCCTCTGCCGCCTGGTCCGTCCGCAGCGTGGACCACCGGTCGATCGATGTGGACCAGGCGTCCTGCTGCCCGGCGTCGAAGCCGAGGGCCCTCGCCGCGTCACGCACGGCGGATCGAGGACGGTACTGGATGACGTTGGCCACCATGGCCGCATTGATGCGACCGAACTGCTCGAAGACGTACTGGATGACCTCCTCGCGACGGTCCGACTCGATGTCGACGTCGATGTCGGGCGGCCCGTCGCGCTCCGGAGCCAGGAACCGCTCGAAGAGCAGGCCGTGGGTGACCGCGTCGACCGCGGTCACCCCGAGCGCGTAGCAGACCGCCGAGTTGGCTGCAGAACCACGCCCCTGGCAGAGGATGTCCGCCCGATGACAGAAGCTCACGATGTCGTGAACGATGAGGAAGTACCCCGGGAAGTCCAGCGCTTCGATCACCGCGAGCTCATGCTCGATCTGCGCCCAGGCCCCACGGACCCGTTCCGCATCGGGTGGACCGTACCTCTGCCGCGCACCGCGATACGTCAGCTCGCGCAGCCATGTGGCTTCCGTGTGCCCGTCAGGCACGGGATACGGAGGGAGCCGGGGCGCGACGAGCTGCAGGTCGAAGGCGCATTCCGCGCCGAGCCTTGCCGCCGTCGCGACCGCCTGAGGGTGCCGCCTGTGACGATGGAGCATCTCCCCCGGCGATCGCAGATGCTGTCCCGCGCCGCCAGGGAGCCACCCATCCATGTCGTCGAGCGCGGAGCGGGCCCTGACGGCGGCCAGCGCAGCGGCGAGGTCAGCGTCCCGGGGTGTCGCATAGTGCGCGTTCGTGGTGGCCACGAGCGGCAGTGCCGCATCGAAGGCGAGATCGGCGAGCGCGCTGTTGACCTCGGAGTCGTACGGCTGACCGGTGTCCGTGATCTCGACAGCCACATTGTCCCGACCGAACAGCGCAGCGAGCCGGTCGATCTCGGCGTGCGCAGCCGCGAACCCCTCACGCGTGACGCCTCGCCCCTGGTCCTCGAGCCCGACCCCGGGCACGCCGATCCCCGCGAGGGCACGACGCACGATGCCCTTGCGACATCCGGTGAGGACCAGCAGGTCTCCGTCGCCGTCGGCCGCGAGCTGCTCGAGCGTGTAGCGAGCAGTGCCCTTCTCCCCTGTGGCAAGGTGGGCCAGCCCGATGGCATGCGAGAGCCGGGCGTATCCCCTGGGACCGCGCGCGAGCACGAGCAGATGGGAGCCTCTGGGGTCCGGCCTGTCGGTCGGTGCGTCGAGCACGGGAGCCCCACCTGGCCCCTCAGGGACGGAGAGGTGGAGCTCCGCCCCGAAGATCGCGGGCATCCCGATGGCCCGCGCGGCATTCGCGAAGCGCACCGCTCCATAGAGGCCGTCGTGATCGGTGATCGCCATCGCTGAGAGCCCGAGCCGGCCCGCCTCCGCGGCCATCTCCTCAGGCTGGCTGGCCCCGTCGAGGAAGCTGAACGCGGAATGGGCGTGCAGCTCCGCATACTCGAGCCGCTCAGTCATACAGCGCCTCAAGCCGCCATAGCCCTCCCGCGAAGGCGACGAGGACTGCCATGCCCGGCTCGCCGTCGGGAGCGCGCAGCGCCAGCTGCATGTAGGCGCGACGATCGGCGTCAGGCGCCCACCATCTCTCGGAGACGGGCCACGGGCCCGCCCAGGCGTCCACCGGACGCGCCCTCTCCCACACGGGCCCCTCAAATCGACCGACATGCCCGGAGGAGGGATGCCGATGGGCGGCGCGAGCGATCGCGTCGCGAGGGTCAGCAGGCAGACGCACCCATGTGGGGGATGCGGAGATCGCGAGCCGCCTGTCGACCGAGACGGGGCTTCCGCCTGCGTCGAGCACCTGCACCGGTGCAGGCACAGGGAGCACGGTCGCCGGCGCCGGGTCAGGGACATGCCCAGGCCAGGGATGCTCGATGCGCCGAGGCGCCTCTCCTTCCTGGCCCCATGCGAGCGCGTGGACACGATCACGAGGCGAGCGTCCCCCCTGCTCGGACACGGCGAGGACCCCGTCGATGCCGAGCAGCCCCTGCAGCCGCTCCAGGGCGCGGCGGGCCTTGGCATCGCCTCCGGAGGAGCCACCCCACAGGTACGACTGCTCGTCCCCAAGCGCGACCACATCCTCCGCCACCAGCGCCAGGGAGATGAGAGGGGCCGGCGTCGGACCGTCCGCAGTCCCGGACAACCACCCCTCGAGCTGCCAGCGGACCCTGTCGGCCATGTGCGAGGCGAACGCACCGGAACGGGTCACGACATCGGTGCGCCACACACGTTCGAGCCTGCCGCCCTCGACCGTGGACGCGATGATCCTCACCTTCCCGCAGCGCACGCCCGCTGCCAGCAGCGCCTCGTCGAGCCGTTCCGCCGCGTCCCGCGCCGCCCACGCGAGCTGCTCGACACGCTCGGCCGGGTCCTCGAATGCCTGCTCGACCGCGATGTCCTCCTCCGCGCGTCGCAGCACCGGCGGCGCGACATCCTGCCCGAGCGCCATGCGGCGTGCCCACGCGCCGAGGGGACCGAAGCGTGCCAGCACATCGCCCGCGGGGAGAGCCGCAAGCTGCCCGAGGGTGTGCAGGCCGAGCCGCGCGAGCACTCCCGCGAGCTCCTCCGACTCGACCCGACGACCACGCTCCATGGCGGCATGCACGAGCGAGTCCACTGGAAGCGGGGAGAGGAAATCCGCAGATCCTCCGCGCGGGACCATGACGGAGAGCCTGGCCGC
This genomic window contains:
- a CDS encoding GPGG-motif small membrane protein; this translates as MWDFILWIAALIIGIIGVVRIFQRQILWGIVLIVIALLIGPGGVSLLT
- a CDS encoding sodium-translocating pyrophosphatase, whose amino-acid sequence is MPVWFWLVPTASVMALGAAYYFFAAMMKESEGTETMARIALHVRNGALAYLKQQYKVVGIVLASLTALFCVLAYGLHVQNPWVPFAFLTGGLFSGLAGFIGMRTATYASARTANAARHSLNAGLNVAFRSGAVMGLTVVGLGLLDISIWFFVLTQFYDIEQSQHVVVITTTMLTFGMGAAVQSLFARVGGGIFTKAADVGADLVGKIEAGIPEDDPRNPATIADNVGDNVGDVAGMGADLYESYVGVILASAALGAAAYYSSDTGTQVLAVIAPMVIGALGALLSIVGVFFVRTKEGASQKDLLGSLARGVNGAAVLIAALSLGLLAWMGMPNLWGLWLALVVGLLTGIAIGQAAEYFTSESYRPTRTIAGASKTGPATVIIAGVGSGMLSVAVPVIAVVLGTTLAYFFGSGFEYSTSTMNLGLYGIGMAAVGMLSTLGITLATDAYGPIADNAGGNAEMAGLPPEVRQRTDALDSLGNTTAATGKGFAIGSAALTGMALLASYIEEVKIGISHILDRGVDYVFPDGSSLAAGAIDQLQSLNLMDMMSRFEVVLINPKVIVSMFIGAMLAFAFSGITMNAVGRAAGQMVDEVRRQFREIPGIMSGETDPDYARCVSISTKAAQKEMMLPAILALAAPVLVGLIFGVPGVLGLLIGAMVTGFSLSMFMANAGGAWDNAKKYIEQGNHGGKGSEAHKAAVIGDTVGDPFKDTSGPGLNILVKLMSMESIVIAGVTVAVHLL
- a CDS encoding methylated-DNA--[protein]-cysteine S-methyltransferase — translated: MSTNNDALVAAWAEMDSPLGALRVVATAEGLRSVAFVAPGAGLPRRAAAAPLAATGPRDDAHPFVAGALAALRAYFVGGGDGAQLPPLDLRGTPMQRDVWNALLQIPAGTTRTYQQLADAVGRPRAVRAIGAAVGANPVGVLVPCHRVIGAKGALTGYAGGLDRKRWLLAHEGAMLPIDVRGGAFSRE
- a CDS encoding AlkA N-terminal domain-containing protein is translated as MRDDDARYAVITGRDSRYDGQFFTGVVTTRIYCRPSCPARTPARKNVTFFRTAAAAQAAGFRSCRRCRPEAVPGSPDWDVTGDIAARAMHLIDDGVVDRDGVDGLAIRLGYSRRHLQRVLVDELGAAPLALATAHRLHSARALLEHTAMPVSDVAYAAGFGSVRQFNDAARAAWGMTPSDVRSNARRGRSARVVTGLEAGSIARTEVRLRLRVREPFDGRRALAFLAARTIAGVEETTPTVHVRTLALHHGPAIVTLEPEPGAVNATLELSDPRDLGSAVARCRALLDLDADPVAVADALGRDRAMAALVARAPGLRVPGTVDVFETIVRAVVGQQVSVAGATRTLGAIASRWGARLDGSARLLMPTPECLADVDPSSGLMPASRWRTISAVARAAVDGTLDVSPGADRSEALRFLGSIAGIGPWTRDYIMLRGYADPDAFPSGDLVLRQVTGLDAALLSAESERWSPWRAYAAQHLWTARSEGMDDVYQQ
- a CDS encoding glycosyltransferase family 39 protein, with protein sequence MLDGPRPAVEGPRRSLWVETATAPDQERRRRVLAAVLYTLISAALVLTTLHVSGQTMSFVDEPTHVDYAWKVAHGEVPRQGSTLSPEILRLWACEGRNTYELPECGTTLDPADYPYRGENYNFGHPPTYYLLTGLTARAITEVAPAVGFMSAARALGIVWLAAGMWVLYVALRRWRVDPALALVAPALLPLFPRILHASTTVNPDALAPLAGAAALWAAALVIVEEDRRWWIPAVLAAVTTSVKVIMVVPFLALAVLLLIKAVRRADAPAIRRRFATAAVAILVAVLATYVVWQGIQAIRASGSWTNPVMGHNTEDVEGFPFSEWLPSMFGGLELASDYYVQYPLDIALLRGWTEVLNAIVIGAGFAVVVAFVDSSVKKSPGWLLLIGAVIYPVAVQVQTYLANTVPQYFPHVTGRYGLSLIPIAIGCIAMASAHAGYRRFVGLLIVAGWIVLAVDLGNAFHMPPLVVE
- a CDS encoding error-prone DNA polymerase; the protein is MTERLEYAELHAHSAFSFLDGASQPEEMAAEAGRLGLSAMAITDHDGLYGAVRFANAARAIGMPAIFGAELHLSVPEGPGGAPVLDAPTDRPDPRGSHLLVLARGPRGYARLSHAIGLAHLATGEKGTARYTLEQLAADGDGDLLVLTGCRKGIVRRALAGIGVPGVGLEDQGRGVTREGFAAAHAEIDRLAALFGRDNVAVEITDTGQPYDSEVNSALADLAFDAALPLVATTNAHYATPRDADLAAALAAVRARSALDDMDGWLPGGAGQHLRSPGEMLHRHRRHPQAVATAARLGAECAFDLQLVAPRLPPYPVPDGHTEATWLRELTYRGARQRYGPPDAERVRGAWAQIEHELAVIEALDFPGYFLIVHDIVSFCHRADILCQGRGSAANSAVCYALGVTAVDAVTHGLLFERFLAPERDGPPDIDVDIESDRREEVIQYVFEQFGRINAAMVANVIQYRPRSAVRDAARALGFDAGQQDAWSTSIDRWSTLRTDQAAEAAWAARQRDAMWPEPPPVQPVDHIPGQVVDLAERMLRLPRHLGIHPGGMVLCDRPVIDVCPVEWARMPGRTVLQWDKDDCADAGLVKFDLLGLGMLSALKYAFRYVQDVEREDLDLHSLPQEDPAVYDLLCAADTVGVFQVESRAQMATLPRLRPRRFYDIVIEVALIRPGPIQGGSVHPYISRARGREEVTYLHPLLKKSLEKTLGVPLFQEQLMQMAMDCAGFDGALADQLRRAMGSKRSPERMEALRARFMVGASERGVPPDIAHQIFDKLKAFADFGFPESHSYSFAYLVYASSWLKVHKPAAFYAGLLAAQPMGFYSPQSLAADARRHGQVVLRPCVVRSQSLAVVERLATPFTPPVETRSDMTALTRVDPTLAVRMGLRSIRGLGSDAADAIVSAREEAPFTSLGDMARRVRVRAAGAAGKAGFAPARGLTVVQWEALATAGALEALGVTRREGLWAAGILAREGPGTLPDVVPGAVAPTLPGMSLVEEAVADVWASGVSVDSYPTVFVREGLDRQGVLRVADVLTHEADRRVATAGVVTHRQRPGTAKGVTFLSLEDETGFLNVICSAGLWRRFQAVARRSPALVIRGRIERADGATNLVAEHLAPLSLRVPTSSRDFR